In the Solibacillus sp. FSL K6-1523 genome, one interval contains:
- a CDS encoding rod shape-determining protein, translated as MFSKDIGIDLGTANVIIHVKGKGIVLNEPSVVAIDKKSGKVLAVGEEARQMVGRTPGNISAIRPLKDGVIADFDITESMLKHFINKLDVKGFLSKPRILICCPTNITSVEQKAIREAAEKAGGKKVYLEEEPKVAAIGAGMDIFQPSGNMVVDIGGGTTDIAVLSMGDIVTSESIKIAGDVFDNDILQYIKKEYKLLIGERTSEAIKMTIGTVAPGGRSDSMDIRGRDMVTGLPRTIEIHSEEIEQALRESVSMIVQSAKNVLEKTPPELSADIIDRGVIITGGGALLHGMDQLLVNELKVPVFVAENPIDCVAIGTGIMLDNIDRAVASK; from the coding sequence ATGTTTTCAAAAGATATTGGAATCGATTTAGGGACGGCAAATGTAATAATCCATGTGAAGGGTAAAGGGATTGTTTTAAATGAGCCGTCCGTTGTGGCGATTGATAAAAAATCAGGTAAAGTACTTGCAGTAGGGGAAGAAGCACGTCAGATGGTGGGACGTACACCAGGGAATATTAGTGCAATCCGCCCATTAAAAGATGGTGTTATTGCAGATTTTGATATTACAGAATCGATGTTAAAGCATTTTATAAATAAATTAGACGTAAAAGGTTTTTTATCAAAACCACGCATATTAATTTGTTGCCCAACGAATATTACAAGCGTAGAGCAAAAGGCAATTCGTGAGGCGGCTGAAAAAGCGGGCGGCAAAAAGGTATACTTAGAAGAAGAGCCAAAAGTAGCGGCAATTGGTGCCGGTATGGATATTTTCCAACCAAGTGGTAACATGGTAGTAGATATTGGTGGTGGTACAACAGATATCGCTGTTTTATCAATGGGTGATATCGTGACGAGCGAATCCATTAAAATCGCAGGTGACGTATTTGACAATGACATCTTGCAATACATAAAGAAAGAATACAAGTTATTAATTGGTGAACGCACATCAGAAGCAATCAAAATGACGATTGGTACGGTTGCCCCAGGTGGACGTAGTGATTCAATGGACATTCGTGGGCGTGATATGGTCACAGGGTTACCTCGTACGATTGAAATCCACTCTGAAGAGATCGAACAAGCATTACGTGAATCAGTGAGCATGATTGTACAGTCTGCAAAAAATGTTTTAGAAAAAACACCACCAGAGTTATCCGCAGATATTATTGATCGAGGTGTTATTATTACAGGCGGTGGCGCATTGTTACATGGCATGGACCAGCTATTAGTGAACGAATTAAAAGTACCTGTATTTGTCGCTGAAAATCCAATAGACTGCGTGGCAATTGGAACAGGCATTATGTTAGACAATATTGACCGTGCAGTAGCTTCTAAATAA
- a CDS encoding flagellar hook-basal body protein, producing MFKGFYTVATGMIAQQRKTEILTNNMANANTPGFKSDQSTIRSFPDMLMSAVNSTTIPTEKGFALKRLDPVGTVNAGVYLQETLANHTQGQVYSTGLTTDVALINKTLPIDAESGNSGAIFFRLEGEDGTESYTRNGNFTLDGEGNLVNPNGLFVLGENGERLQFANDLIQISPDGAIYDENGVQVGTLGVSFSANPDVLIKRDNGLYNTIDNVNLPSAYGQAGVSFAMQHQYLEGSNVDSAKAMTDLLTSYRAFEANQKVLQAYDKSMDKAVNEIGRV from the coding sequence ATGTTTAAAGGATTTTATACAGTCGCAACAGGTATGATTGCACAGCAACGTAAAACAGAAATTTTAACAAATAATATGGCAAATGCCAATACACCAGGTTTCAAATCCGATCAGTCAACGATTCGTTCGTTTCCAGATATGCTTATGTCCGCTGTGAATTCTACAACAATTCCAACAGAAAAAGGCTTTGCATTAAAACGTCTAGATCCAGTTGGTACGGTTAATGCGGGTGTTTATTTGCAAGAAACATTAGCAAATCATACGCAAGGACAAGTTTATTCAACAGGTCTTACAACAGATGTGGCATTGATTAATAAAACATTGCCAATAGATGCTGAATCAGGGAATTCAGGCGCTATTTTCTTCCGTTTAGAAGGAGAGGATGGCACAGAATCTTATACGCGTAATGGTAACTTTACATTAGATGGAGAAGGAAACTTAGTAAATCCAAATGGGCTCTTTGTATTAGGTGAAAATGGAGAACGTCTTCAATTTGCAAATGACTTAATTCAAATTAGTCCTGATGGTGCGATTTATGATGAAAATGGCGTACAAGTGGGAACTTTAGGTGTTTCATTTTCTGCCAATCCAGACGTATTAATCAAGCGTGATAACGGCCTTTACAATACAATCGATAATGTAAATTTACCATCTGCTTATGGACAAGCAGGGGTTAGCTTTGCTATGCAGCATCAATATTTAGAGGGATCCAATGTCGATTCTGCGAAAGCGATGACAGATCTTCTAACATCATACCGAGCATTCGAGGCCAACCAAAAAGTATTACAAGCTTACGATAAAAGTATGGACAAAGCCGTTAATGAAATTGGACGAGTTTAA
- a CDS encoding flagellar hook-basal body protein, which produces MLRTMVTATNTLSQIQHQLDTISSNIANSNTHGYKAQQANFSEMLYQQFDNDKFDKTLRQSPVGIRYGVGAQIGQIQANQAQGSIQMTERDLDFALTGKNQYFNILMQDETGAAQTVYTRNGSFYVTPTEPGIVSLVNSDGHAVADSNGQPITFPDDVKQFTMDADGSLVVNYANGPAQTFQLGITALQKPQVMEQIQGGTYIGLPNNLDELGYTEENILTNLQGANRQVGIQKGALEMSNVDVSQEMTSLIQAQRSYQFNTRAVTIADQMLGLITGIR; this is translated from the coding sequence ATGTTACGTACAATGGTTACTGCGACAAATACATTGTCACAAATACAGCATCAGCTTGATACAATTAGTTCAAATATCGCCAACAGTAATACACATGGCTATAAAGCACAACAAGCAAACTTTTCAGAAATGTTATATCAGCAATTCGACAATGACAAATTTGATAAAACATTACGCCAATCACCAGTAGGTATTCGCTATGGCGTCGGTGCACAAATTGGTCAAATCCAAGCGAATCAAGCACAAGGTTCTATTCAAATGACTGAGCGTGATTTAGATTTTGCACTCACTGGGAAAAATCAATATTTTAATATTTTGATGCAAGATGAAACGGGTGCAGCACAAACGGTGTATACGCGCAACGGTAGTTTTTACGTGACGCCAACAGAGCCAGGCATCGTATCACTTGTGAATAGTGATGGACATGCAGTAGCCGATTCAAATGGACAACCGATTACGTTTCCAGATGATGTGAAGCAATTTACGATGGATGCGGATGGTAGTTTAGTTGTAAATTATGCAAATGGTCCCGCACAAACATTCCAATTAGGGATTACAGCGCTTCAAAAGCCACAAGTAATGGAGCAAATTCAAGGTGGCACATATATCGGTTTACCTAATAATTTGGACGAATTAGGGTATACTGAAGAAAACATCTTAACAAATCTTCAAGGGGCAAACCGTCAAGTCGGCATTCAAAAGGGTGCGCTTGAAATGTCCAATGTTGATGTATCACAAGAGATGACGAGTTTAATTCAAGCACAACGCTCTTATCAGTTCAATACGCGCGCGGTAACAATTGCTGATCAGATGCTTGGACTCATTACGGGCATTCGTTAA
- a CDS encoding DNA-directed RNA polymerase subunit beta — protein sequence MTNELERRTEQPDATPKKRRRRRTEEPQSDQPIRWVQLRLIPIWLRIILVTALFVGVAVLGLTIGYSFIGDGEAGGALKWSTWQHLLDIMEGKEN from the coding sequence ATGACAAATGAGTTAGAAAGACGAACAGAGCAACCAGACGCTACACCTAAGAAGAGAAGGCGTAGAAGAACGGAAGAACCGCAATCGGATCAACCGATTCGTTGGGTACAGCTACGTCTTATTCCAATTTGGCTACGCATCATACTTGTAACTGCATTATTTGTGGGTGTAGCTGTATTGGGACTCACAATTGGATATAGTTTTATTGGGGATGGAGAAGCTGGCGGTGCTCTAAAATGGAGTACTTGGCAGCATCTATTAGACATTATGGAAGGTAAGGAAAATTAA
- the fabZ gene encoding 3-hydroxyacyl-ACP dehydratase FabZ gives MLNAEQIQAILPHRYPFLFVDRILEIEEGKRAVGIKNVSMNEEFFQGHFPGYPVMPGVLITEALAQVGGVALLQAEAYKGRLVFLTGIDNCRFKRQVVPGDQLKLEVTFIKLRGQMGKGHGVATVDGELVCECDILFAIGPEQPK, from the coding sequence ATGTTAAACGCAGAGCAAATTCAAGCAATCTTACCACATCGTTATCCATTTTTATTTGTAGATCGAATTCTTGAAATAGAAGAAGGTAAACGCGCAGTAGGTATTAAAAATGTATCAATGAATGAAGAATTCTTCCAAGGCCATTTCCCTGGCTATCCTGTTATGCCGGGTGTGCTTATTACAGAAGCATTAGCGCAAGTTGGTGGTGTTGCATTATTGCAAGCAGAGGCATACAAAGGGCGTCTTGTATTCCTAACAGGGATTGATAATTGCCGTTTTAAGCGTCAAGTCGTACCAGGTGATCAATTGAAGTTAGAAGTAACATTTATTAAACTACGTGGTCAAATGGGCAAGGGGCATGGCGTTGCAACAGTTGATGGTGAACTTGTATGTGAGTGCGATATATTATTTGCGATTGGCCCAGAACAGCCGAAATAA
- a CDS encoding YwpF family protein, producing the protein MKTFKMLSFDLFSEGQIKKIPLIDGIIINQENSHQMWILELFTSSEYHEFFNELRRADAILEARAIISLPDNEPAPFSVVVHSISEIGDHISVLLKGRLKAQRKKYAELLLSQLLEGGLRNDELLEAFERGMRERPSLKERNEKLEQQDGKSNFL; encoded by the coding sequence TTGAAAACCTTTAAAATGCTCTCTTTTGACTTGTTTTCTGAAGGTCAAATCAAAAAAATCCCTTTAATTGATGGAATTATTATTAATCAAGAAAATAGTCATCAAATGTGGATACTCGAACTATTTACATCTTCTGAATACCATGAATTTTTTAATGAGCTACGACGTGCTGATGCAATTCTAGAGGCACGCGCCATCATCTCACTACCAGATAATGAACCTGCTCCCTTTTCAGTTGTCGTACATTCGATTTCTGAAATTGGCGATCATATCTCTGTTCTATTAAAAGGACGCTTAAAGGCCCAACGGAAGAAATATGCCGAGTTACTACTATCACAGCTACTTGAAGGTGGTTTGCGCAATGACGAGCTACTTGAAGCGTTTGAGCGTGGTATGCGCGAACGTCCATCTCTGAAAGAACGTAATGAAAAATTAGAGCAACAAGATGGAAAAAGTAACTTTCTATAG
- a CDS encoding single-stranded DNA-binding protein, which yields MNQVGLVGRVTKDPVLRQLSENRMYTNFILAINRNFKNSEGIIEADFVNCIAWGRLAERVVKYCGKGSLIGVNGRLQSRTYTNRENQKVYIMEVVVEDVRFYVLKTPNVADTMPMKSSQHDVAPEIPAEFMLPEYEESLPIEQL from the coding sequence ATGAATCAAGTCGGACTTGTCGGTAGAGTAACAAAAGACCCCGTACTTCGGCAACTATCGGAAAACCGTATGTACACAAATTTTATTTTAGCGATAAATCGCAATTTCAAAAACAGCGAAGGAATCATTGAGGCAGACTTCGTTAACTGTATTGCGTGGGGACGGCTGGCAGAACGTGTTGTTAAATACTGCGGGAAAGGCTCCTTAATTGGCGTGAACGGCAGGCTTCAATCTCGAACGTATACGAATCGGGAAAATCAAAAGGTGTATATAATGGAAGTAGTTGTCGAGGATGTCCGATTTTATGTATTAAAAACTCCGAATGTAGCAGACACAATGCCAATGAAGTCCTCTCAGCATGATGTTGCACCAGAGATACCTGCTGAATTTATGTTACCTGAGTATGAAGAGAGTCTTCCTATTGAACAGCTGTAA
- a CDS encoding DEAD/DEAH box helicase — MHFLFNTKSPFLKVFRFTISQVRPGYYSVTAYNDAGLILPTANWVPTLFFNYEAHFYGVGTSLQERDLLLSAAELLDIFSPQYKHPFIDVEANDEETVTLFHNLRDTLSLWNSTSLWARAEVTEDGFTFSNELIQNAVEQKLAATGMTKADAVSLIPFFQNGGWPIQSSRSLDGVKVSLRLSEPEENAENWLLETILTGAGSVKHWTPAVRKLSSPISMTLPKKWLHLATQIEEMQQQIIELIQLNAPDTHFIHQELSDIAVRDFLRKDLAKLQAVGFDVILPAWLKELKQSKMRVRVNANNQSTRSVAGLDDILTFKWQFSMNGENISAEQFRKLVDEKREFVRIGTEWFRMDAEWLNEMRALMEQADEENWTVRDLLFRELPETLTAPLEDDELDDAERDDLMFAFEMQQSLQQYIGQLQNKKGLPTVPVPTMLHAELRPYQKEGFEWLIFMREQRFGACLADDMGLGKTIQLITYLLYTIETLQEDKPSLIICPTSVLGNWQKEIARFAPDVKVHTHYGNRRLKGDEFTSYLAEEKPQIILSTYGTATQDAENLQVIDWSTVVLDEAQNIKNMQTMQSRAIRKLQGIHHIALTGTPVENRLSELWAIFDFIHKGYLGSFGKFSDQFILPIERDESDSHKRVLRMKIRPFLLRRTKRDPELMLNLPEKQEMQEFCALTSEQAALYEGYIQDTLAQLEQMTGFEKKGRILKMLGKLKQLCNHPSLYLKEPFEDANAMLGRSVKLKRIIELTAEIVDNGEQCLIFTQYIGMGNLLQHCLAELYDLDVPFLTGSMPKQQRDRLVEAFQAGEFPIFILSLKAGGTGLNLTAANHVLHADRWWNPAVENQATDRAYRIGQTRFVQVHKFITIGTIEEKIDKMIALKSALSEELIQSSKWLTELDDGELVDLMMLDTASLK, encoded by the coding sequence ATGCACTTTTTATTCAATACGAAATCGCCCTTTTTAAAGGTATTCCGCTTTACAATCTCACAAGTACGCCCAGGCTATTATTCAGTTACCGCTTATAATGATGCTGGTCTAATTTTGCCGACTGCCAATTGGGTGCCAACACTCTTTTTCAATTATGAGGCTCACTTTTATGGTGTAGGAACTTCACTCCAAGAGCGTGATTTACTCCTCTCTGCTGCTGAGTTACTCGATATTTTTTCACCTCAGTATAAGCACCCCTTCATCGATGTGGAAGCTAACGATGAAGAAACGGTGACACTTTTTCACAACCTTCGTGATACGTTATCACTTTGGAATTCTACTTCCTTATGGGCACGTGCAGAAGTGACAGAAGACGGATTTACGTTTTCAAACGAGCTCATTCAAAATGCGGTAGAACAAAAACTTGCTGCGACTGGGATGACAAAGGCAGATGCAGTGTCACTCATTCCTTTCTTTCAAAATGGTGGCTGGCCGATTCAAAGCTCACGTTCGTTGGATGGTGTGAAAGTATCGCTCCGTTTAAGCGAGCCCGAGGAAAATGCAGAAAATTGGCTACTTGAAACGATTCTAACTGGGGCCGGGTCTGTAAAGCATTGGACACCAGCTGTACGGAAGCTTTCATCACCTATTTCAATGACACTTCCTAAAAAGTGGCTTCACCTTGCTACACAAATTGAAGAAATGCAGCAGCAAATAATCGAATTAATTCAATTAAATGCTCCGGATACACATTTTATTCATCAGGAGCTTTCAGATATAGCGGTGCGTGATTTTTTACGCAAAGATTTAGCAAAATTACAGGCGGTGGGATTTGATGTCATATTACCTGCCTGGTTGAAAGAACTTAAGCAATCGAAAATGCGTGTACGTGTTAACGCAAACAATCAATCGACTCGTTCTGTTGCTGGACTGGACGATATTTTAACATTCAAATGGCAATTTTCAATGAATGGTGAAAATATCTCAGCCGAGCAATTCCGTAAGCTTGTTGATGAAAAGCGAGAATTTGTACGCATTGGTACGGAATGGTTCCGCATGGATGCCGAGTGGCTAAATGAGATGCGCGCTTTAATGGAACAGGCTGATGAAGAAAACTGGACGGTGCGTGATTTATTATTCCGTGAGCTTCCAGAAACGCTTACTGCCCCACTTGAAGACGACGAACTAGATGATGCCGAGCGCGATGATCTGATGTTTGCCTTTGAAATGCAACAGTCGCTCCAACAATATATTGGGCAGCTTCAAAACAAAAAAGGTCTCCCTACTGTGCCCGTGCCGACGATGCTTCATGCCGAGTTACGTCCTTATCAAAAAGAGGGCTTTGAATGGCTTATTTTTATGCGTGAGCAGCGATTTGGCGCTTGCCTTGCCGATGATATGGGTCTTGGGAAAACGATTCAATTGATTACGTATTTACTGTATACGATTGAAACATTGCAAGAGGACAAGCCATCATTAATCATTTGCCCTACTTCCGTATTAGGAAATTGGCAAAAAGAAATTGCACGATTTGCTCCAGATGTGAAAGTTCATACCCACTACGGAAATCGACGTTTAAAAGGCGATGAATTCACAAGTTACTTAGCTGAGGAAAAACCGCAAATTATCCTTTCTACTTACGGTACGGCTACACAAGATGCGGAAAATTTACAAGTAATTGATTGGTCTACTGTTGTGTTAGATGAGGCGCAAAATATTAAAAATATGCAAACGATGCAATCTCGGGCAATTCGAAAACTTCAAGGTATACATCATATCGCCTTAACAGGAACACCTGTCGAAAATCGTCTATCCGAGCTTTGGGCTATTTTTGACTTTATTCATAAAGGCTATTTAGGTAGCTTTGGCAAATTTTCTGATCAATTTATTTTACCGATTGAACGTGATGAATCCGACTCACATAAGCGTGTGCTGCGCATGAAAATTCGTCCTTTCTTATTGCGTCGCACAAAGCGTGATCCTGAGCTGATGCTGAACTTACCTGAGAAGCAGGAAATGCAAGAGTTTTGCGCATTAACAAGTGAGCAAGCCGCATTATATGAGGGTTATATTCAAGATACGCTTGCACAGCTTGAACAAATGACTGGTTTTGAGAAAAAGGGACGCATCTTAAAAATGCTAGGTAAGTTAAAACAATTATGTAATCATCCTTCGCTGTATTTAAAGGAGCCTTTTGAGGATGCGAATGCAATGCTCGGCCGCTCTGTTAAGCTAAAACGCATTATAGAATTAACCGCAGAAATTGTGGATAACGGGGAACAATGCTTAATTTTCACCCAATATATTGGAATGGGGAATCTTCTACAGCACTGTTTAGCAGAGCTTTATGATTTGGATGTTCCCTTTTTAACAGGTAGTATGCCAAAGCAGCAGCGTGATCGTCTTGTCGAGGCGTTTCAAGCGGGTGAGTTCCCTATATTCATCTTGTCACTGAAGGCAGGTGGGACGGGGTTAAACTTGACTGCGGCTAACCATGTATTACATGCCGATCGTTGGTGGAATCCGGCGGTAGAAAATCAGGCGACGGACCGCGCTTATCGTATCGGCCAAACACGTTTTGTGCAGGTGCATAAATTTATTACAATTGGTACGATAGAAGAAAAAATTGATAAAATGATTGCATTAAAATCGGCGTTATCTGAGGAATTGATTCAGTCGAGCAAATGGTTAACTGAGCTCGATGATGGAGAATTAGTTGATTTAATGATGCTTGATACGGCAAGCTTAAAATAA
- a CDS encoding SWIM zinc finger family protein produces MGLSIAEVARDHRDYITETLQFYEQQLHPSSNEDDELVRRAVFSVRNKAIIFERFIPFSETLYSVVQDVRPAEVTIDFRRQLLTCSCPQKNICRHQLGVILALSQYFISVQDWTGHWRAKKTVQLESLASVRSPESWQRMVDEVLFHVIDKKRPIEPILIPSIFENIRQKLRRHRPFEREWQPLFDLFIEVAMLKRLWEHLIHTNSPMQSDYFLYYLDKVFGLIDSAVSDVQAARRLFATEPFFDAIQHQIRAIVLLERGAPHRRLALYLGMWEKLFTEKKEIQKELLLLESLPSGTSDIDLMALRSAFYILQSDDEQLQQTINTIHPANLETFIAIAHFALKKERQQGAELILKAALPYLKEYIHERLTPMRRQQFTKLLDLLYSQIHLHEREELTLFSAYGKYGVQAFSNYLLARQRYQDWVALHQLYPSSISYLDSCGLKDVVSKAPGVTLPLYHYYAMSEVQQKSRMNYKQAVRIWRAMKSASKKAGKLEFFESYMQEIQHQHKRLRALQEEIDKSNLIV; encoded by the coding sequence ATGGGTTTATCCATTGCTGAAGTAGCCCGAGATCATCGGGATTATATAACAGAAACATTGCAGTTTTACGAACAACAATTGCATCCCTCGTCGAACGAGGATGATGAGCTTGTAAGGCGGGCAGTATTTTCTGTCCGCAATAAGGCGATTATTTTTGAGCGCTTTATTCCATTTAGTGAAACGCTATATAGTGTCGTTCAAGATGTGCGCCCTGCTGAGGTCACGATCGATTTTCGACGTCAGCTACTAACGTGTAGCTGCCCGCAAAAAAATATTTGTCGTCACCAACTCGGTGTTATTTTAGCCCTTTCACAATATTTCATTTCCGTACAAGACTGGACGGGACACTGGAGAGCTAAAAAAACAGTTCAACTCGAATCGTTAGCAAGTGTGCGCAGTCCAGAAAGCTGGCAGCGCATGGTCGATGAAGTGTTGTTCCACGTGATTGATAAGAAGCGACCAATTGAACCGATTTTAATTCCTTCTATTTTTGAAAATATACGACAGAAATTACGTCGTCATCGCCCATTTGAACGAGAATGGCAGCCCCTGTTTGATTTATTTATTGAGGTGGCTATGTTAAAGCGCTTATGGGAGCATTTAATCCATACGAATTCGCCGATGCAGTCTGATTATTTCCTTTACTATTTGGATAAAGTATTCGGACTTATTGACAGTGCAGTTTCAGATGTTCAGGCCGCTCGCCGATTATTTGCGACCGAGCCATTTTTTGATGCTATTCAACATCAGATTCGCGCTATTGTCCTTTTAGAAAGAGGTGCACCACATCGCCGTTTAGCTTTGTACTTAGGCATGTGGGAAAAATTATTTACAGAGAAAAAGGAAATCCAAAAGGAATTACTTTTACTAGAAAGCTTGCCGAGTGGGACATCTGACATTGATTTAATGGCATTAAGAAGCGCTTTTTACATTTTACAATCGGATGATGAGCAATTGCAGCAAACTATAAATACAATTCATCCAGCAAACCTTGAAACCTTCATTGCTATTGCCCATTTTGCGCTAAAGAAGGAGCGACAACAAGGAGCGGAGCTGATTTTAAAGGCTGCCCTTCCCTATTTAAAGGAGTATATTCACGAACGCTTAACACCGATGCGTCGTCAGCAATTTACAAAATTGCTTGATCTATTATATTCACAAATCCATTTACATGAGCGGGAAGAACTTACATTATTTTCTGCATACGGTAAATACGGCGTCCAAGCCTTTTCGAATTACTTGCTCGCGCGGCAACGCTATCAAGATTGGGTTGCCCTTCACCAGCTCTATCCGTCATCCATTTCATACTTGGATAGCTGCGGACTAAAGGATGTTGTTTCAAAAGCGCCTGGTGTGACTTTACCGCTTTATCATTATTATGCGATGAGTGAGGTTCAGCAAAAGTCGCGCATGAATTACAAACAAGCCGTACGAATTTGGCGGGCAATGAAATCCGCTTCAAAAAAGGCTGGCAAACTTGAGTTTTTTGAATCCTATATGCAGGAAATTCAACATCAACACAAACGTTTACGTGCGCTTCAAGAAGAAATTGATAAAAGTAATTTAATCGTTTAG
- a CDS encoding IDEAL domain-containing protein, producing MIHVQFMKPFYTKVAGTKLRLVFAYQYFSITKDEEIFHFIPIEGKEMVIDLNTMQIENLSDVFVFQRGNRFIRLPLYQLLLVSNVHEHLMPILENASVNVQPTTTTVKAELNEEVESIVRALEEENLERLIDDALAVRDEDLFYYLMMEKQKLGEGFVS from the coding sequence ATGATTCATGTTCAATTTATGAAGCCGTTTTATACGAAGGTGGCAGGTACAAAATTGCGTTTAGTATTTGCATATCAGTATTTTTCGATTACAAAGGACGAAGAGATATTCCACTTCATTCCGATTGAGGGGAAGGAAATGGTCATTGATTTAAATACAATGCAAATCGAAAATTTATCGGATGTGTTTGTATTCCAGCGCGGCAATCGTTTTATACGCCTACCGTTATATCAGTTGCTGCTAGTATCCAACGTTCATGAGCATTTAATGCCGATTTTAGAAAATGCCTCAGTCAATGTACAGCCTACGACAACGACTGTAAAAGCCGAACTCAACGAAGAGGTCGAAAGCATCGTACGGGCGCTGGAAGAAGAAAATTTAGAGCGACTTATTGATGATGCCCTCGCTGTCCGAGATGAAGATTTATTTTATTATTTAATGATGGAGAAGCAAAAATTAGGAGAAGGCTTCGTGTCGTGA
- the csaB gene encoding polysaccharide pyruvyl transferase CsaB: MHVVLSGYYGFDNVGDEAILFSIVHALRKRQPDVKITVLSNNPTSTAQTYSVNAVNRWKLKEVSQMLKQADGLISGGGSLMQDQTGMKSIPYYCGIIRIAKFHKKPVFVYAQGMGPINQKISQLLVKNTFKKVEQITVRDEASKQLLADIGVNNSVAIVPDPVMGLDAEAFRSEWLSGQNFNNGYITVSVRDWPSAVPFKQKIADSLDLLVRDGKTIVFIPMHGEHDEKSSKELAALMQEAAIVAPGDLSIEEKIAVIGQSDLLIGMRLHSLIFSAIQATPFIALSYDPKIDAFADIAGQPVIGHVEKDDWDGAQLFERAVEMLAERTTIEQALRVQVQTLQAEANATAKLALETFSK; encoded by the coding sequence ATGCATGTAGTGCTTTCTGGCTACTACGGCTTTGATAATGTTGGGGATGAGGCGATTTTATTTTCAATCGTCCATGCCCTTCGTAAGCGGCAGCCTGATGTTAAAATTACGGTGCTATCAAATAATCCAACAAGTACCGCGCAAACTTATAGTGTCAATGCGGTCAATCGTTGGAAACTAAAAGAAGTTTCACAAATGCTGAAGCAAGCTGATGGACTCATTAGTGGTGGCGGCAGTTTAATGCAAGATCAAACGGGGATGAAGTCAATCCCCTACTATTGCGGCATTATCCGCATTGCGAAGTTCCATAAAAAGCCGGTATTCGTTTATGCGCAAGGTATGGGGCCAATCAACCAAAAAATTAGTCAACTCCTTGTGAAAAATACGTTTAAAAAGGTTGAGCAAATTACCGTCCGCGACGAAGCGTCAAAACAACTTTTAGCGGACATTGGTGTGAATAATTCAGTGGCAATTGTGCCGGATCCTGTTATGGGGCTAGATGCGGAAGCGTTTCGCAGTGAATGGCTTTCTGGGCAAAATTTCAACAACGGCTATATTACGGTCAGTGTGCGTGATTGGCCATCTGCTGTTCCGTTCAAGCAAAAGATTGCTGACAGCTTAGATTTACTTGTACGTGACGGAAAAACGATTGTATTTATCCCGATGCATGGCGAGCATGATGAAAAATCATCAAAGGAGCTTGCCGCGCTTATGCAGGAGGCGGCAATTGTCGCACCCGGTGATCTATCAATCGAGGAGAAAATTGCGGTCATTGGACAATCTGATTTATTAATCGGGATGCGCTTGCACTCGTTAATCTTCTCAGCGATCCAAGCAACACCGTTTATCGCACTTTCCTATGATCCGAAAATCGATGCTTTTGCCGATATTGCGGGGCAACCGGTGATCGGTCATGTAGAAAAAGATGATTGGGACGGGGCGCAGCTATTCGAGCGTGCTGTTGAGATGTTAGCTGAGCGTACGACGATCGAACAAGCGTTACGTGTGCAAGTTCAAACACTTCAAGCAGAAGCGAATGCTACTGCAAAATTGGCTTTAGAGACGTTTTCGAAGTAA